One genomic window of Actinoplanes lobatus includes the following:
- a CDS encoding type VII secretion target, whose translation MVDRGNDAVSVTPADLISHAGHIGVIADVLGDVGQASEAVRLGAQAYGELCALVPGMLNGLHDALADGIRVAEESLLGSAARVRATGERYAAADVAAARRAGS comes from the coding sequence GTGGTCGACCGGGGAAACGACGCGGTGTCGGTGACGCCCGCGGATCTGATCAGCCACGCCGGGCACATCGGTGTGATCGCCGATGTGCTCGGTGACGTGGGGCAGGCGTCCGAGGCGGTGCGGCTCGGCGCTCAGGCGTACGGCGAATTGTGTGCCCTTGTCCCAGGAATGCTGAACGGGCTGCACGATGCCCTCGCCGACGGGATCCGGGTGGCCGAGGAATCGCTGCTCGGATCGGCCGCGCGGGTGCGCGCCACCGGCGAGCGCTATGCGGCCGCCGACGTGGCCGCCGCCCGGCGGGCCGGGTCGTGA
- a CDS encoding competence type IV pilus major pilin ComGC, translating to MLRQRLRAARANDEGFTLIELLIVVVVIGVLSGIIVFGVSAFKDEGKKATCQSNQKTVEVAVQAYYAKNGSYTASLAELKSKGFLKSEPAGITIDATDGTVTAAGC from the coding sequence ATGCTTCGTCAGCGTCTTCGCGCGGCCCGCGCCAACGACGAGGGCTTCACCCTCATCGAGCTCCTGATCGTCGTCGTCGTCATCGGCGTCCTGTCCGGAATCATCGTCTTCGGCGTCTCCGCTTTCAAGGACGAAGGCAAGAAGGCGACCTGCCAGTCCAACCAGAAGACCGTCGAGGTCGCGGTCCAGGCGTACTACGCCAAGAACGGTTCCTACACGGCCAGCCTCGCTGAGCTCAAGAGCAAGGGATTCCTCAAGTCGGAACCCGCGGGCATCACCATCGACGCCACCGACGGCACGGTCACGGCCGCTGGCTGCTGA